GAGGCACACGATCGATGATCGGCCAGAACATCGTCGTCTCCCCGCTCAGCTGCCGTGGACCCCTCATATCTCCCCTATCTCAACGCCAACGCCTCCCCATGTCCTAGACACCACGCAAAAATGGTGCCTCAATCAATCTTTACTACACCACCAACCTGATAGATGCATACACCACCATTACACAGGACACGCTTCCCTTGCTTGGAAAGCTCATTACGATTTTCCCCCTTTGGATCCCGTGACTCTGTCTGCGCCTCCTTACAGTGTAAAAGAAGTATCAAAACAACTCACATGACCGTACTCCTCGCGTTTCGCCGTCGGCTCTTGGCATCCACACGAGAGACCACGGGACCAAAAATTCTTCCCCAACTCCATGACATCCGCGAGGCTACGGATACCTTGACTTTTTTGTTTGATGTGTTTATTTCTGTTGGGCGTGCATCGGCATCGtcgtcaccaccaccacttaCTCAGAAACATCATTAGGCTATGCTGCGCCTTGGTCGTCTACACGCGGCACAATTGCGACCACCATTCCATCGTGAGTTTTTAACAATGCGGGGTATATCATTTCAAAGGGAAAAAGTTATCTACACATGAACACCCAACCTAGACGTGTCGGCGGGGAATCTTCCTCATGCATCGCACTCCTATCCCGCTACATCTTCAACTTCCCAAAGCATCCCGCTCTGCCCTCTCCGCCCACCAGCACCACCTCATTGACCTTAATCCGTTTGAACAGTGTGGTTTCTCTCTTTTGTTTTTTTTACTCATATATACTCCTacaagcaatactgcttccTTCAGTGCTTCCCTCCTCACCCCCTGCCCCCCCCAAACCTCCAATCGATTGAATTTTCGTCACCCCGCAATGCGATCTCGAATAGAATAATGtgacgacgaagaagaagacgaatGTAAACACAAGAAACCGCCCACCCTCGCCTTGCTTTGtcaataaaaaaaaacccccTTCAAATATGCGGGTTCCCAAGTTCAAACATTCCCGTCTCATGCAACCCCTATTGAGAGATACAGAGGCGTGAGTAAAGCAACAAAAGATTATCCTGCACGCCCCCAATCCCACAAGCGACGGACACGCTTGCGTGCTCAATTCCATCCCATCAATCCATGTCTCATGTACCTTTTTGATCCCATCCTCTTCACATATCTCTTTTGTGGTGAACTCCTCTGCCGTCTGTCTATCCTGTAACGGATTGCTGCAACTCCACCCCGCTTTACTGCGTACGGTAAAACTTCTTGTACAAGAGATGCAGCAACAAGTTGACGTTCAGCTTGAGGCTCCCCTCAAAAAGGTTCATAAACTGGTGGGCCTCGAACTGGGCCTGCAGCAGATCCTCAATGGGTACGAGGGCGCTTGCCCCCGGCATCTGGATGTGGCCGCGGGACCCCTCGAGCGAGAAGACGCCAACCTCGTCGCACGAAATGGTGAGGTTGACCCTCTCCCAGTCGGTGACGCCACTCCACCCGACGAGCACGCCTTTCTCCGCTAGAGCCCGAGCGCTATATTTGTAACTGCCAAACTTGGGGACCCGCCCGCTGCGTTCCAGTTCGCGCTGGTGGTTGTACTGTTTGGTGAACGGAAGCAGGAACCGTTTCTTTCTGTAAAATATGACGAGATTCGGTCAGCGTATGGCGACACACTTGGACCGTGCTTATAATATGGGACATTGTGGGGAAGCAAGACTGAAAGTGGGGGAAGGGGAGGAGAATTGGAGATCACATCCGGGGATCGGACATGTGGATATGTGTGATATGCAGAACACGAAAAGGATTTGTCTAGACTTACCCCTTGTTCTTTTGTAATGTCGCCATTGCGGATTCAATGTAGTCGTCATAGCTCTTGCGCTGTTGCTCGAGGTACTTGGCCTTCTCGTGCAAGTTGGCGAGAGTTGACCGAACACCTTCCAATTCACGCTGGCGCTGTACACGTCTTCGGCTCTTGGTCCGGATGTCGAGGGCGATGGCGTTGAGGATATCTTGGTAGTAGTTGTGCTTGGAGATCCGGCCCATGTGCTCCAACCGCATAATGTTCTCAAGCGCCGTACGCTTGAGGTCGTAGTACGACATCCGGGTCACATCCACCATGTGGGCGTCCGAGTACGCGCCCTTCGTGCCGGCGTCGTTGACTCTGTCGTCGCGCAGTACTGACCGCCACTTGTGTTCGTCTTCGGGGTTGATGGGCTTGACTAGAATGTCGAGGAGATTGGCGCCAGTCTGCACGCGAATAATGTACAGGATGCATCGCTTCGTCTCCATGAAGAGAGCCTTAACCTCCGCATCCGGATCGTCGATGTCGTGCAGCTTCGGCGTAAGGTAGAGCTGAATATCAGAAGAGCCTGCCGAGAGCATCTCATTCTCGTTGTTCTTGGCACTACCCAAGTCTTGCAAGATCTCGCGGAGAACGTCGTCTCGGTTGGGGCATACCATCGGAAGATCGCCTACGATGAGGTTGTGAATCGCAAAGATATCCGTCATCTTGATGTACAGAGTTGGCTTATTCTTGGAGTACAGGTCGTTGAACTCATCAATATCGAAATTGCGCTCCGCGTCTGGTACCGAGATGAGGTCGTGGGTGATGTGAGCCAAACGCTCCATGGACTCGCCCACGAAAGCGTTCAGGGGTTGGAGATAGATGTTCTCGCCGCCGAATGGCCTGCCCGAGGCTACCTGGCCAAGCACCTTGGCGACCTCTCCGAGATTGCGCTTCTGGAGAGGGCTCAACTGCTTCTCAATGACACCAACGTTCTCGGGAGCAATGACAGCGGGCTGCATGTAGAAGCGCCAAAGCCAGTTCGTGACAATCTGCAAGATGTGGTGTTGGGGTTCTTTCTTGAACTGTTGGCAGAGGGCCTCGAACATTTGGCGACAGAGGAACCGGACACCGTACGGCATCTTGGGCAAGAGGTCTTCCAGGGCCAACAGGTACTGGTCGCAGATTTCTCGGAGATCACGGAGATGATCGATGAAGAGGTCTCTTGTTTCCGGATCCTTGATGGCCATCTCTCGCGGAACATCCAGAGGACGGCGACTGGGGCGACCGGTCCGTAACTCTTCATTATTGATGGCTGATCTGTAGATCTGCAGAGGGTCACTCTCGAGGTCAAGAGCAGGATCCTCCACAATATTGTCGCGCACGATAGGGCCAAGAAGTTCCCGGAGGTACTTCCGGTCGCGGGGGGATCGGGTGTAGTTTGCGAGAAGCTTTGTCCAGAAGTAGTTGCCTCGAAGGTAATCTTGGAGGTTTCTGCTACTTTCGACCTCTTCCCGCATGGCCCTGGCGAGAAGCTTGAGAAGGTAGTACTCCTCACGACGCTTCTGGGCGTACCCAAACAGTCCCATCATAAGGTGCTCAATACGCTTGCATTCCTTCTCGGGAGTGCCCTGCTCGCGGATGCGCTTAAATAGGCGTGCAAGGTATTGAGGTTGCGTCTGGAGGTTGAAGAATAGTTGTTGATACGACTCCAGCTTCTTCCTTGAACTCTTGTTCAATGCCTTCAAGTCAAAGTGGTTGGCGGAAGAAATTGACGAGTTTGCCAGGAGACCGATGGAGTGACCGCCATAGTTGCTCTGGTGCCTGACAACCTCATCTAGAGTAATCTTGTTCTTGACGAGGAGCGCAATCTTGATATCCAGCTGGTCAATGTACTGCTCCAGCATCTCATTCTGACGAACTTGCGTGACCACAGTCTTTCGCAACCTCTCAAACTCAATCTCCTCGTTGAAATCGAAATCACTGTCGTTGAGAAGATGGACAAAGTTCTTGACGGCGTTGACTGGCGGATCCTTGCCATGAGTAAGACTCTTGTATGCATCTCCCTGAATCTTGGCGCGGACCAGGCTCTGAATTTTGACAACCTTCTCCATGTTCTCCTTGAAGAAccgcttcttctcctcgtACTTGGCTCGAACGACAAAGGCCTTGGCCGCAGCTTGCATTTCGGCGATAgttccttcttcttcctcgagATCTGAAATGAGGTTGAAGACATCTCCTCGCACCATCATGGCGCGTGCGAGCCCTTGGAGCTTCTCAATGACGGGAGTGTGAGACTCAAGCTCCTCGAGCAGTCCCGCGTGCTGCTGGCGATGCTGGTAGCCCCGTATGCATGCCTGGAGCTTGGTGATCTTGGGCTCGACGCGGGAGAGCGCATCTTGCTCGGCAGCAACGCGGCGGCGCTCCATCATGGCTCGGATGAGTGATTGGAGATTGATGAAGGTTGCCTCGTGGCTGTTCAGGTCATCCAGCAGCTGGGTGACAGCCCGGCGGACGGCTCCGGCTCTGAAATGAGCTTGGAGGCTTTCTACCTCGGAGATGTATTTGGCGAGTTCTGCTTTAGTCGTTTCAACTTCTTTGCGGGCTGAGTTGCCTCGCACTGTTGCTTGGACGAGTTCGACTTCGGCAATATGCTGACTGAGTTCTTCTACTGTCGCTGCGACTTCGGTCCGGACTTCCCGTCCCCGAATTGCTGCCTGGAGACTCTCGACCTCGGGAATGTGGTGACTGAGCTCGACCTTGATTGCTGCAACATCGTTTCGAAGCGTCTGGCCTCGGATCGCGGCTTGAAGAGCAGCCCATTTTGGTGCAGAGCCTTGCAGATGCTCTTGCTCTCGCGAAATCTGATCTCTAGTCAGCAGTGCCCTGGCAGCAGCCTGGAGGCTGACGATGCTGTCGGTCTGTCTGTCAAGAAGCTCGAGGTCGTCTGCAATCCGTCCTCTTGACAACATTCCACGAACAGCCGCTTGGAGGTTTTGGACTTCTCCAGATGTCTGCACCGTCTCTTGCTGTTGAGTAACGAACTCCTTTCGGACCAAGAAACCCCGGAATGCTGCCTGAATTTTTCGCACAGGTCCGGCGTGGCGGGCCAACTGAGATTTTTTATCCCGTACCTCATCCCGGACCTTCTTGGCCCTAACAAGACTCTGGAGCTCCAAGATATCGGGCTCCAACATTTTCCAAAAGCGCTCCTTGTTGGCCATCCTGTTTCGAGCGAGAAATCCGCGAACCAGGCTTTGCAAGTCCACCGCGAAGCGTCGCATCTGAAGCCGGTAGCCAATGACTTGGCGGGTAAAATCACCTCGGATGAGAGCTTGGAGGTCGATGAGAGATCCTTCAACGTCCCACAGTTGCTGCATGGTGTCTCCCAGGCGCATTCTCACAACGGCTCCGCGGACTTGTGCTTGAAGCTCAACAATAGCCTCTTCACTCTCACCAAGCTCGCGGTCGATCCTCTCCTCCTCGGTCTCTTCAGGCTCAGGGGTCGCAGGCTCGACACCAAAATCGGCTCCCATGTTGCCGAAGCTGGGCATGTTGGCCCCCAGTTTATCAAGACCCTTTTGCATGGCCTCGAGCTCATGGTGCTCAAATTCAAGCTGGCCAACGAGGTTGCCGATACGGAAGTCTACTATTCCTTTTCTGAAAAGCAGCCAACTGAGGGCGTGGATGCAGTGAATGACCTTGGGGATGTTTTTCTTCTCGTAAAGATCGATGAGTTCGAATCGGAAGAGGTCCGGGAGTTCAACCTCGTCCAAGTATCTAAAGAAAATGGCAATGTTGTCGGAGTGCCGGAACTGAAGTTTTTGATGTCGGAAGATGCGGAATCTTCGGTCAGGATTCAAAGCTTCGACAACTTCTGCTAATGTGACGCCGTCTCTGAGAGCCTCCTCCAGTTCGACAATGGGAGGGATCGACTTGTGCATGATGTCCTCGATCCATTCTTTGGCTTCGCCGATATGGCAAAGGTATTCGTAGGCCTGGAGGAACTGGCGCTGCTTGTCCATCCAATTCCTCCCTTCCCAGCCATATCCACCGGCGCGCTGGCCAGCTCGATTTGTGTTTGACTTATCTGCCCTCTGCAATCTCCGTCGACCTCTCAGGCCGATAACTTCTTGTGCTGGGGTTGTGATGGCAAACTCGTCGGCAGACTCGGATTGAGCAAGCTTTGATAAGGTACGTAGCTGGCTCGTGGATGACCGGCCCAGCTTCTCAAGATCTGGTCGTGCTAGAGAAGCAGAGTGCACTGCGGAAGGTGGCTCGTATGCATGAGGTAAAGCTGCGCTGCCTCGGCTGATTGTGTCGGAACGGCCGAGCATCATGGAATTCGGGCGAATCGTCAGAGTTCGAGATATTGGTGTTGGGGAAGTGCTGCCGTCGTACTGGGCGTGTGACAACTTGCCGCTGTCAACGCTCTGGGTGCGTTCATGGCGATAACTGGGTCGAGGCGGCGAGGGGGTCGATGCCGTCGGGGTTGTCTTTGTAGGATTGGTAGGAGATGAAGAGGCGGGGGCTTGAGGGAGCGGGCGTAGAGATTGCCGTGTCATGGAGTAGATGTTGTTGTCTTGTTCCCTCTTGCGGTCAAGGTTCTCTCCTCCGAATGAGACTTGATGCAATCGCGAACCATCACTCTTGCCCCTCTTATGAGAACTTGGTAATGAGTAGCCGCTGGACACTGAAGACAGTTGAGTACTCGCTCGGCTATTCTCAGAGTACAGAGAGTACCCTGAAGATGCGATGGACGAAGCAGTAGAGGACTGACGGTTGATGTTGCCAGGGTAATCCAGGGTATGGGATTGTCTGAGGGGGTGCGGACGGTGCGACATGGTGGGCGAAGATTAGGATACTGAAGGAAGGCTGCAATCGAAAATCTGTGGGCTCTGGAATTCGGATGACAACATTAGGGCGCCTTTGTCGGACGTCGGCAGGCGAGTTATGCGGCGCGCGTTGGATTAAGTTTCGACCTCGCGGTCTCGTCTCTTGGGTTGGGCGCTCTCGAGATTCCCTTTCTATAATGTTGGGCGGAACGATCGGGACTAAGCAGGGGGATGATGAGAAAGGCGAAAATTCGAAGCGACCGGCGATGGTGCGCGGCGAAGCGCGGGTGAAGAATGGAGGACGGAGTCTGGAGAAATGAGAGCGCGCACTGCGCAGACAAAGAAGATGTCGGCAATGAAGGCGACACAGCGTTGGCGACAAGGGCAATGATGATGGGAAGGAATATTTCGGCAGAAGATATTAGATGTGCTGCCCACTTGACGCCAGTCCAGCCTCTAGCATTCAAAGAGGACGGTCGCAATCTCGTCAATCGACAAGGTGTGGGTGGGATGTTGGGTCGTTTGGAGGTCGGGCAATGGAGGGGGAGGATGTGAGAGTGGGAGGGCGTCGGGACCTGATAAGGCAGTTTGTTTGTTTACTGCGGCAGCTGGAGGGCGGCAACCAGCCCCCTTGCAACCAGGGTGCCACAGGGCGAGGTGTGTGGGTGACCCACTTTGGTACTCGCTGCTGCCAGTGGCCACTGAGACCCGTGGGATCCCCGTGAGACGAGTGGGAGAGCGTGAGAGGCCATGGAAATTCGGGTGGCTTGTGGCTCTTGCTGGCCCCTGCGTCGCACCCGCCCGGCCTTTTAAAGTGGGTACCGATGCAGCAATCTTCCGTTGCACGGCTCTCCGCCCCGCCTCCGCTCTCTGTCAATTGGGTTGTCATCTGCTTTTCTCTGGGCCAGGCGCTTCTCAAACTTGTCCCAACTTGCCCCAAAAGGTTTCTGGTCAACAATACAAATGGTCCGGTGAGGCCCAAAGCTGCAAGGTCGATCTGGTCAACATGTTCAGGCACTTTCCTTGGAAAACTCTGTCACTGACTGCGGGCCAAACCGTCGCCGCTCTCATCTGACCTCTTTTGACAGATGCCATTGACTACGGATTCCCCGTCCATAACCTTTGACACGTCGGCCAATCTAACCTGATTGAATTTCCTGTCGCCCAGGGAACATTGCTCAACCCTCTGGATGAACCAAGATTGTAGACATCATTGACGACGTCAAGGTTGTGAGATAGAAAACAGCGGGGAATACCTTTGCAAGAACGATGTCAACACGATCGAGGGATCGTAGGACAGACACGCCGTGATGGATACCTCCCCTCCAAAACTCGGTCTTTTATCTGTGGCACCTCCCCATTCTCTAGCTCGATGCATGTCACTGTTTGTAAAACGCCTACGTGCAGCAGTCAATGGACCCGCCAATACGAGCGATATAGTCGTTTGGACAGTCCGAGTAATCCTTAGTACGGATACGTAGGCGAGAAATGTTTTTATTTTGTGCATTCGTTCATTTGGCTATTAGTATCTGGTCCGCTGTTTGGTCTCGTTTCTTTTCTTTGTTGCTTTTGGTGTTACGGACCATGGAACAGCCAATCAGAGCCCACCATTGTTCTCATGTCGACATGAGGTCACTGTTCCGAACCCTCGATCTCAGCTCACAATGGATGAACGACGTTTCTAGAGTCTAGGTAGCGCACGttagctttatttagtagcagGTGATACATGATCCAAGTCATGATGGATGCACATTCGATTCGATGAATCCTAAGCGTCCCCTAGGCTCGACTGTACAAGAGGCTCAGCATGGAGGTCGCTTTAGATCATTCTGTATGCTAGAAAGCTATACTTAGGTACATGCCAGAAAGAAAAACATGAGGATCAATCCTCAGTACTCGACTCTTCGCTGCTATGGCATCTTGCTTCCTCGGCATCCCACCGCCTTTCGCTGCCGAACGGAAGCATGCAATCACTTCTGCTGGCGTTGGGGTCTGTCCAGCTCACGCAGCCCGAGCAAGGATTGTCCTGCGTCGGTTGCTGTGGCCAACCAAAGGCTACGAACACAAGCAAACTCTGCAGGACTCTTCTCGACAAGGCACCATGGGTTTCGTCTGGACAGAAAGTTTTCATCTGCACTAATGAGGTCCTGTCTCAATGGTTGGCAGCAAAAGCGTTCTCCCTCGTTGTGTAGATATCAAGCACACTTAGCTAGATTTTCTTGTTCCCAATGCCGACTgcttgttttttttttttcggcCACCAAGGTGCCCGGTGGGGTTGCGTCATATCTCGCGAGTCGAGACCCCGAATGTTTCTTACATAAGGCAATATTAGATCTACCGGCTGCTACCTGACTTGGCGGCACTATTCCAGACTCGTTCTGGGCGTCTAGAATTTCGAAACTCCTTCTTCATGAACAGGAAATGGCGGATGGTTAAGTATAACCTAAGCGACCAGAGCACCAAACAGAATGCCATCTCCATCATTGATGAAATAACTCATCTCAGGCAAAGAGATTGCATGAACTGGGAAAACAATACTGCGGTGTTGCTGAACACAGTAAAGGCACACTCGAAGGAGTTGCGCCGCACTGTAGCCTCTCACCGCCTGCCCCTCCTGCCCCTCCTTCCGCCGGTCGCGCACCGTTCACTTTAAAAAATTTCCTGCGGGGTGTCGTCTCAAGAAtttttttcccttctttCTTACGGGAAGAAGAGACATAACCAACCTTAGTTTTCGAATCGACCAAGCTTTTCTGTTGCCTTTGGTCTTCTTTTCGAATTACTAGCAAGTTCTTCGACTCCGTTTTCATCTTTCTTCTGTTCACTCGGTAAGAAAACGAGAAAACTTCTCTCTCACACAAAAGATGCCTTCCACCAACGGTATCACCGGCGCCAAGGTGCTCGACTCCAAGACCGCCCTCCAGGTCTTGAAGGAGTACGAGAGCCGCGATGGCCTCGACATTCACGAGCTCATGGACACCAAGAAGCACGGTGGTCTGACCTACAACGACTTCCTGCTCCTCCCCGGCTACATTGGCTTCCCCGCCTCTGCCGTCATCCTGGACTCCCCCGTCACCAAGAGAATCACCCTCAAGACCCCCTTCGTGTCCTCCCCCATGGACACCGTCACCGAGCACGAGATGGCCATCGCCATTGCTCTGCAGGGTGGTCTCGGTGTCATCCACCACAACTGCTCCCCCGAGGAGCAGGCCGACATGGTCCGCAAGGTCAAGCGTTACGAGAACGGCTTCATCATCGACCCTGTCGTCATCAGCCGCGACACCACCGTCGGCGAGGCAAAGGCCTTGAAGGAGAAGTGGGGTTTCGGAGGATTCCCCGTCACAGGTTTgtcaaccccccccccccccaccccccccctctCCTTCTTTTTCTCCTCTCCACCTCCTCACCCTCCCCCCcgctcccccccccccccccccccccctcccccgggACCCAGGCCtgaaggaggagggggggTGTGGGGggctccccccccccctctttcccccccccccccccccccccccctttttttttttccttacctacctaccaaAGCCTGTTCTCCCACAAGCTTCAGTTCCCCTCGCTTTACATGATTACAAACCTTTTTCAATTATAACTTTCGTTCCACCAATTCGACGACCATGTCGTTCTGAGGAGACCTTATACTATGATCAAAGCAAAACCTTTACACATTTTCTATCAACTGCAGCGGGTTGCGGCCCGCCAGAAAACACACAGACATGACTAACCATCGTCTGCAGAA
The DNA window shown above is from Colletotrichum lupini chromosome 7, complete sequence and carries:
- a CDS encoding GTPase-activator protein for Ras-like GTPase, which gives rise to MSHRPHPLRQSHTLDYPGNINRQSSTASSIASSGYSLYSENSRASTQLSSVSSGYSLPSSHKRGKSDGSRLHQVSFGGENLDRKREQDNNIYSMTRQSLRPLPQAPASSSPTNPTKTTPTASTPSPPRPSYRHERTQSVDSGKLSHAQYDGSTSPTPISRTLTIRPNSMMLGRSDTISRGSAALPHAYEPPSAVHSASLARPDLEKLGRSSTSQLRTLSKLAQSESADEFAITTPAQEVIGLRGRRRLQRADKSNTNRAGQRAGGYGWEGRNWMDKQRQFLQAYEYLCHIGEAKEWIEDIMHKSIPPIVELEEALRDGVTLAEVVEALNPDRRFRIFRHQKLQFRHSDNIAIFFRYLDEVELPDLFRFELIDLYEKKNIPKVIHCIHALSWLLFRKGIVDFRIGNLVGQLEFEHHELEAMQKGLDKLGANMPSFGNMGADFGVEPATPEPEETEEERIDRELGESEEAIVELQAQVRGAVVRMRLGDTMQQLWDVEGSLIDLQALIRGDFTRQVIGYRLQMRRFAVDLQSLVRGFLARNRMANKERFWKMLEPDILELQSLVRAKKVRDEVRDKKSQLARHAGPVRKIQAAFRGFLVRKEFVTQQQETVQTSGEVQNLQAAVRGMLSRGRIADDLELLDRQTDSIVSLQAAARALLTRDQISREQEHLQGSAPKWAALQAAIRGQTLRNDVAAIKVELSHHIPEVESLQAAIRGREVRTEVAATVEELSQHIAEVELVQATVRGNSARKEVETTKAELAKYISEVESLQAHFRAGAVRRAVTQLLDDLNSHEATFINLQSLIRAMMERRRVAAEQDALSRVEPKITKLQACIRGYQHRQQHAGLLEELESHTPVIEKLQGLARAMMVRGDVFNLISDLEEEEGTIAEMQAAAKAFVVRAKYEEKKRFFKENMEKVVKIQSLVRAKIQGDAYKSLTHGKDPPVNAVKNFVHLLNDSDFDFNEEIEFERLRKTVVTQVRQNEMLEQYIDQLDIKIALLVKNKITLDEVVRHQSNYGGHSIGLLANSSISSANHFDLKALNKSSRKKLESYQQLFFNLQTQPQYLARLFKRIREQGTPEKECKRIEHLMMGLFGYAQKRREEYYLLKLLARAMREEVESSRNLQDYLRGNYFWTKLLANYTRSPRDRKYLRELLGPIVRDNIVEDPALDLESDPLQIYRSAINNEELRTGRPSRRPLDVPREMAIKDPETRDLFIDHLRDLREICDQYLLALEDLLPKMPYGVRFLCRQMFEALCQQFKKEPQHHILQIVTNWLWRFYMQPAVIAPENVGVIEKQLSPLQKRNLGEVAKVLGQVASGRPFGGENIYLQPLNAFVGESMERLAHITHDLISVPDAERNFDIDEFNDLYSKNKPTLYIKMTDIFAIHNLIVGDLPMVCPNRDDVLREILQDLGSAKNNENEMLSAGSSDIQLYLTPKLHDIDDPDAEVKALFMETKRCILYIIRVQTGANLLDILVKPINPEDEHKWRSVLRDDRVNDAGTKGAYSDAHMVDVTRMSYYDLKRTALENIMRLEHMGRISKHNYYQDILNAIALDIRTKSRRRVQRQRELEGVRSTLANLHEKAKYLEQQRKSYDDYIESAMATLQKNKGKKRFLLPFTKQYNHQRELERSGRVPKFGSYKYSARALAEKGVLVGWSGVTDWERVNLTISCDEVGVFSLEGSRGHIQMPGASALVPIEDLLQAQFEAHQFMNLFEGSLKLNVNLLLHLLYKKFYQEFTTKEICEEDGIKKVHETWIDGMELSTQACPSLGLHETGMFELGNPHI